The sequence below is a genomic window from bacterium.
CCGGCCGGGCTTGTGGGCCTGGCCGCGGCGCGTGTGACCGGAAGGCCCCTCATTCTCACGGTCCATGGCTCGGACCAGCGTCTTGCCGCCGAGCGCGGCGGTGTTGCGGCGCAAATATTCCGCACTGTCGCCCGCGGAGCCGCGCGGGTGCAAAGTGTCTCCGGCCCGATCACGGATTACCTTCTCTCCATCGGCGTGCCGGCCGGGCGTATCCTCACCCGCCCGCTGGGGGTGGATGAGTCCGTGTTCAACGCCTCCGTGCAACCGGACAAGGACTCGGCGGACTCTTTCGGCATCCTCAGCACGCGCAGCCTGTTGCCGCTCTACCGGGTGGAGGACCTGGTGCGGGCCGCCGCGCGCCTGCGCGAAAATATCCCGAGACTGCACCTGGTCCTGGCCGGGGAGGGCCCCGAGCGCGGTTCTCTTGAATCCCTGGGCGCGGAGCTGGGCCTGGGCGACAGGCTGACTTTCACCGGACGGCTCACCCCACCCGAGCTGGCGCGCCAGTTGGCCGCCTGCCGGGTGTACGTGAGCACCAGCCCGGCCGACGGCACGAGTGTATCTCTTCTCGAAGCCCTGGCCCTGGGTTGCCTGCCCGTAGTGGCCGACATTCCCTCCAACCGCGATTGGGTGAGTCTCGGCGTGAACGGCCTTCTGTTCCCGCCCGGGGACATAGACTCCCTGGCGGAGTGCATTCTGCAGGCCAGCCGTGACAGCGCTCTGGCCGCCCGGGCACGGAGCGAGGGACCCAGGCTTGTGGCCGCGCGTGGCCTCTGGCGCGGGCAGATCGAGACGTTGGATTCGCTCTACAGCGAGTTGTGGCGGGGGTGAAAAAAAATGGAAGGGCTTGCGGCAAAGTGAAGCCTGTGCAACACCGTTTGGCGCCTGTCGTAGGGGCGAGGCCTGCCTCGCATAGAAAAGAATTCGGTCACGGTGCACTGTGACCCTACGCGAAAGA
It includes:
- a CDS encoding glycosyltransferase, whose amino-acid sequence is MPGPVCVITNAYPDLPGSYHGSFIRRTVEDLAVRGWRSYVLAPRIYRESPPRESFPTHDIRRFPFLSAQKLLIEYERTPYLRVASLVTSGTAASVSEILRHGCGLIHAHWAFPAGLVGLAAARVTGRPLILTVHGSDQRLAAERGGVAAQIFRTVARGAARVQSVSGPITDYLLSIGVPAGRILTRPLGVDESVFNASVQPDKDSADSFGILSTRSLLPLYRVEDLVRAAARLRENIPRLHLVLAGEGPERGSLESLGAELGLGDRLTFTGRLTPPELARQLAACRVYVSTSPADGTSVSLLEALALGCLPVVADIPSNRDWVSLGVNGLLFPPGDIDSLAECILQASRDSALAARARSEGPRLVAARGLWRGQIETLDSLYSELWRG